The Rhodoferax ferrireducens T118 DNA segment TTTCGACAGGCGCGGATCGAAGAAGAGCTTTTTGCCGAGCTCGACCAGGGCCGGGTTGGTGACCTTGGCGGCTGATATGGGCTTGATGGGTTCATTCATCGCTCCCCAGGCGATGTTGACGCCAGTTAGCGCAACGCTAACGGCAAGGATACGGATTCTCATGTCGGACCTCCAATTGGATTGGGTTTTTATAAATAGGCAACGTTGATGAACGATAAGGTCAAATTCTTAGAGCTTTCTTAAGAATTGCCGACAGTTGTAACGAAAGGTAGTTTGCGTAGGCACAAAATAGGCGCAAATTCAGGAGATTGGCCGATCAAGTCAGCTTCAACTGTTGCCACTGCCTGGCGCAGCAGATCCGCTGGGTTGGTCACCAGCGTCAGCTTGGCCGGTATGGCCGGCCAAGCGTGCGGGCGATGTCGGCCGCCATCACGATCCCGCCTGATGCGTGCAGATGACGTACTCGGATGTTTTTTTACATCAAGACACAGAAGATGGGCATTCAAACAGCCTGGCCTGCTTCGATGGCATCGGCCGCTACCTTGGCCGGTTGACGACACTATCCTGGCCGGGTGGAGCCCTGCACCGGGCGGGTCCGGGAGGCGGGGCTACCGTTAGACCTTCAACATATACCGAAGGTCAACGACATGCCCGGCAAGAGAATCACGGCCCACCCAGTGCACCAGTACAAGCAACACCGCAACAAGCTCAGCCAGGTCGCTGCTGCGCCAAACCATTGCCATCAGCCTCGAACAGAGCTTAAGCATACGGGCCATAGGGCTCATGCGGCGGGAGTACACAGCCAAACAGCCGCCTTGGTCGGCAACGTTACTCAGGCTGCGGGTCACGGTGGCTGCGACCTGCGCAGTTGGTGCAATCAAAAAACTCAGCGCACCATCCCCTGAGTAAGCGACAAGGCTTGCGCGGCCTGATGCAAATAGCCGCGCACCCGTTCCAGTTCCGGACCAATGTGGCGGTCGATGCGCCGGATGTACGGGCAGGTCAGCGTGGCCAGCGCGCTGTTGTCCGGCCCCAGGATCGGGTACGAGATGTCCACCACACCAAAAGACTGCGCGCTGTCGCGCTCCAGGTAGCCACGGGCACGGACCTCGGTCAGCGCAGCGGCAAGAGCCTCCTCGCTGATTGGCACCTCACCGTCCACCGGTGTGTGTTCCGCACGCATGCGCTGGTAACTGCCCTGGTCACAAAACGCCAGCAGGATATGGCCGGAGGCGGTGTCGAGCAGGCCAACACGCGCGCCGCGCTGCACCGAAAAGCTCCAGCCGCGCGGGCTGTTGATTTGGGCGCTGATGAGCACATTGCCCCGGTCGTACACCCCCATATGGCAGGACTGCTCGGCCTTGCGGGCAAACTCATCCATGACCGGCAGCGCCTGATTGATCAGGCGGCTCAAGGGTGGGTGCATATGGGCCAAGGCAAACAGCTTGAGGCTCAGCGCGTAGCGGTCGCCAGAGGCGTTGCGCATCACGTATTGCCGCGCCACCAGGCGCTCCAGCATGCGGTAAATCTCATTGGCGCTGCGGTCCATTTCCTTGACGATCTCGGCCCGCGTCAGCCCCTGCGGCTGCGTGGCCAGCAGTTCCAGAATGTCCAGGCCCTTGTCCAGTGCAGGGGCGCGGTAGCGCTCATCGGCTGTTGTCAAAAGCTCAAGAGCACCGGCGACTTTCGGTCGGCGGCCGCGGGGGGAGGAAGAAGTTGCTGTCATGGAAGGGGGCAGTTGAAGATGCCGTCTTTTATAGCAGAGCTGTATCGGATTAGGGAAAGTACCAACTACTTAGCCGAAAGATTTAACCTATGATTTGAATCATAAGTGAATAATTTATTCATATTTGAATCATTAAACCGGAGTCTGAAACATGTGTCAAGGTCGTTTGGAAGGTAAAACAGTGCTCATTACTGCGGCGGCACAGGGCATTGGCCGCGCCAGCGCCTTGGCCTGCGCCGCCGAGGGTGCGCGCGTGATTGCCACCGACATCAACCAGCAGTTTCTGGACAGTCTGGCCGCAGAGCATGCCGGCATTCAAGTCGCGCAACTGGATGTGCGCAACGACGCTGCCGTGACCGCACTGGCTGC contains these protein-coding regions:
- a CDS encoding IclR family transcriptional regulator, which encodes MTATSSSPRGRRPKVAGALELLTTADERYRAPALDKGLDILELLATQPQGLTRAEIVKEMDRSANEIYRMLERLVARQYVMRNASGDRYALSLKLFALAHMHPPLSRLINQALPVMDEFARKAEQSCHMGVYDRGNVLISAQINSPRGWSFSVQRGARVGLLDTASGHILLAFCDQGSYQRMRAEHTPVDGEVPISEEALAAALTEVRARGYLERDSAQSFGVVDISYPILGPDNSALATLTCPYIRRIDRHIGPELERVRGYLHQAAQALSLTQGMVR